The window GACTATCTCGATTTCTGCGACCGCTTCTACTGGGGCGTGCCGCCGCATCTCGACCGCTCTCCGCTCGAAGGGGGCGGCTATCGTCCCGATTGCTGCGGCATCGTCGTGGCCGACGGCTATGACGGCGAGATTGTGCGCCCGGCCCCGCTCCACCCACTCGCGGCAGCGCGCCGCAAGGTGGAGGTCGAACGTCTCGCCCGCGCCGCCATGCGCCGCATGACCGTGGCCGCCGATCCACACTGCAGCCCCTGGGGCGCTGCGGAGTGAACTAGCGTCTGTGCATCGGCATCTTCCTGCGGCATAAGTGCAGGCGGGATCATGTGGGACGCAATCGCAATATCGGCCGTGGCCATGACGGGCATCATTGCCCTGCGCTATTTCGCGTCCAGCGGCGCCTTCGCGCTCGCCACCAATATCAAGCGGCCCGGCTATCACGCGAAGCTGGGTGACCAGATCAGGCGCGAAATCGGCTGGTCGCTCGCTTCTGCGGCGATCTACGGCATTCCTGCAGGCGTGGTCGCATGGGGCTGGCAGGAACGCGGCTGGACGCTGATCTATACCGAATGGGATGCGATGCCGCTGTGGTACCTGCCGCTGGCGCCGCTCGCCTATCTCGTGCTGCACGACGCCTGGTTCTACTGGACCCACCGGCTGATGCACCGCCCCTCGCTGTTCCGCACGATGCATGCCGTGCACCATGCCAGCCGCCCGCCGACTGCCTGGGCGGCGATGAGCTTCCATCCGTGGGAAGCGCTGACCGGGGCCGTGGTCATTCCGGCGCTGGTGTTCTTCATCCCCATCCACATCGCGATGCTGGGCCTCGTGCTCGCCATCATGACGGTGATGGGCGTGACCAATCACATGGGCTGGGAGATGTTTCCCCGCCGCCTCGTTCATTCTCGGTTGGGAAGCTGGCTGATAACCGCAAGCCACCACCAGCGGCACCACGAGGAATACCGCTGCAATTACGGCCTGTATTTCCGGATCTGGGACCGGCTGTGCGGGACCGACCGGGGACTGAGTGAACGCATATGACCAACCGCATTCTCTTCCTGCCGATGGCGGCGCTGGCGCTTGGCGCAGGGGCACCACCGCCCGCCGCCCACGGGTCGAAAATCACGGTGACCGTGACCGATGTGCGCAATGGCAAGGGCCTGCTGCGCGCCTGCCTAGTCAGCTCGGAAAGCGATTTTCCCGAGTGCAAGAAGGCCGCAGGACACCACGCCACCAGCGTCGATGCGCACCAGGGCCAGGTGACTTTCGCTTTCGAGCAGGTGAAGCCGGGCCATTACGCTATTGCGCTGCTCCATGACGAGAATGCCAATGGCAAAGCCGACCGCGCGCTCGGCATGATCCCCAAGGAAGGCTTCGGCTTCTCGCGCGATGCGCCCGTGCGCATGGGACCGCCGAAATTCAGCGAAGCCGCCTTCGACATGGCCGACAAGGACAAGGCCATGACCATCAGGATGCGTTACCTCCTGTAACCGCCTGCAGGGTGAGGCCTGCGTTAACCTTAACCCTATTTTTACTACGCCTGCCGCATACCGTTTCCCGAATACCGCAACTCGCATTCGGGGGCTTTTGAGTGATGGACAGGCTTGGCGGCGCATTTGGCGCGCATGACGCACAGGACCATCTCGACGATGATTTCGTCGACGAGGCAGATGCCGACCTCGATCCGCCGCCTTCCCCGGTAGGCCAGGACGAGCGCCGCATGCAGGTGCGCGCCTACAATCACTGGGCCAGCCTGCTGGGCGATGCCGCTTTCCCGAACATCGAGGATCTCGAGCCCGAACTGCTCGACGATTTCGGTCCCTATTCGGTGCTGCTCGACTTCTCGACCGGGATCGAGAATCCCGCAGTGCGCTTCGTGGGGGGCGAACTGCGCAAGGAATGCGACGTCGAAGGCCCGCTGGAGCATCTCGACGATGTCCCGCCGCGTTCGCTGCTGAGCCGCATCACCGACCATTACATGCAGATCCTCGCCAACCAGGCGCCGATCGGTTTCGAGGCGGAATTCGTGAACCAGCGCGGTTCGACCGTGCTCTATCGCGGCATTCTGCTGCCCTATTCCAGCGATGACGAGACGATCGATTTCATCTTCGGCGTCATCAACTGGAAGGAACTGGCCGACGCCAAGACCGCCGACGAGCTGCTGCTGCAGATCGACCAGGCCCTTGCCGGTGAAACGGTCGAGTTCGAGGCGGTCGAGGAAGGCGACGACATGCTGGAATTGACCCAGCCGCTCGAAGATCTTTCCGCCGAAGCCAGCGACGACTGGGATGACGAGGAAGACGAGGACGGTACCGTGCTTGACCTCGGCAGCGACGCGGTCATCGAGGACGACGAAGAGCACGAAATCCCCGCCCCGGCCTTCGGCCAGGTCGAGGATGACGTCGCAGCCTCCGTCCCTGCCCGCCGCGAACGCGGTGTCGATGCGCTCGGCAATCCGCTCGGCAGCCTTGCCGCCGAATCCCATGACGACGACGGCGCCGGCGAGGATGATTTCGACACCGGCATCAAGACCGCCGCAGACTACGGCCTGCCCGATTGGGACGAGGAAGAGTACGAGGACGACGACGTCGACGACCTCGTCGACCCGCTGGCAGACGACGATGCGGGCAGCAGCCTGATGTCGCTGGTCAGCCGCGGCGACCGCCAGAAAAAGACGGTCGACCTCTCGGCCCTCGCCTCTCCGGCAGCCCCGGCGATCCCGCAGGCTTACGAGCCGGAGGAGCCGGTCGAAGACTATTCGAATTACGGCGCTTACGAAGCGGACGAGGAATACGAAGACTTCGAGGACGCCGAAGAGGCTTCGGAAGTCGCTGCCGCAGACGTTGAAGCGGCAGACGAACCAGCCGCCGAACCGGTCGTCGCGGAAGAACTCGCACCGATCGTCGCCGAGGCGGTCGAGGATGCGGAAATCATCGCTTCTGCCGAAGAGCAGGCGCCCGAGGGTCTCTACGACTGCCTCGTCGCCGCCCGCGAGCTTGCACAGGTCGCGCAGAACACCGAAGACCGCAGCCGCAAGGCGCTCTACGCCGCGGTCGGCCTGGCCTACGACTTCAGCCTCGAAGCGCAGGACGCGCCCGAGGACTTCCAGGAAATCATCGCCGACAACGGCCTGACCATGCAGGACCGCGCGCCGATGACCCCGGTCGTCAAGCTGGTCTTCGGCGCCGATTACGACAAGACGCGCCTCACCGAATATGCCGCCGTCCTGACCCATGCGCACCGCGTGGGCGTGGAGCGCGGAAAGCTGGTCGATTACCTGCGCGCTGCCGAAGGCGGCCTCAAGGGTGTTGTCCAGGCCGAACGCCGTGCCCGCAAGGAAGAGCAGGGCAAGCCGGTCGAGGACGATGGCACCGGCATCCGTCCGGCGCTGGCGAAGAAGCTGCGCAAGCTCGAGACTGCCGAACTGTCCGACGTCGCACTCGACGGTCCGGAATTCGCTCTCGTCATGGTGCGTCGCACCGAGGACGGAGAGCTGGTCGTGGTCGGCGAACTGGCGGAGGATCGCGTGCTGCTCGAAAAGGCCGCGCGCAAGTTGCTCGCCAAGTAAGCACCTGCGGAATAACCGCTTGAGATACATGGGCCGCACGCGCTAGCGCTGCGGCCCATGCCGTTCCTGCCCACCGCGCCCGTCCGCATTCAGCCCTATTTCGGCTACCGCAACGAAGAGCGGCTGTTCATCACCGCGCGCGCGCTGCGTTCCCGCGAAAGCCGTTTCGTGAAATCGGGCAAGTGGCGCGCCATGCGCACGATGATGGGCCAGTTCGCCAGCCACGAGGTCGAGGGCTTGCCGGTCGAACTGGAAATCGCCCCTCCCGGCGGCAAGAGCAGGCGGCACCAGGGCCTCACCGACAAGGAGGGCTTCGTCCATTTCGACATAAGGCTGGAGGGCGACTGGCCCTATGCCGACCTTCCGGAATGGGAAACGGTGAGCTTTCACTGGTCGAATGGCGAGGGGGAGCACTGCATCGACGGCCATGTCCTCGCTCCCGGTCAAACCACCGCCCTCGGCGTGATTTCCGATATCGACGACACCATCATCGAGACCGGCATCACCGGCAATTTCCGCGCAGTCATACGCAATTGGCGGCGCGTGCTGATGGAAATGCCGGAAGAGCGCATCCTCGTCCCTGGTGCGGACCTGTTCTACAATGCGCTGGGAGGGGCAGAGGATTTCCGGGCCGGCAAGGGCCATGCTGGCGATCACCAGCGGGCCACCCTGCGGCCCTTCTTCTACGTCTCGTCCAGCCCGTGGAACCTGTTTTCCTATCTCGTCGCCTACATGAAAGGGCACGGCCTGCCGCTTGGCCCAATCATGCTGCGCGACTGGGGCCTTAACCGCGAAACCTTCGGCTCGGCGAGCCACGGGGCCCACAAGCGCGCGGCGATCGACGGCATTCTCGCCACCTATCCGGACATGAAATTCGCGCTGATCGGCGACGATTCGCAGGGCGACCTCACTGCGTTTACCGATGTCGCCGCGCACAACCCGCACCGCGTGCGCGCCGTCTTCATCCGCAAGGTGGGCGAGGCGATGAGCCCCGAGGAACTGGCAGCCGAACAATCGCTGAAGACAGCGGGCATTCCGCTGTGGATGGGCGAAGGCTATGAAGAGGGGCGCAAATTCCTTGCCTCCATCGGGCTTCTCGAAGACACGGAAGCCAAGAACATCGTCAAGTCGGTGGGCAAGACCCGGACGGAGAGCGCGTGAGGACTGTCATGCTCGTGATCGCAACGCTGGTCGGCATCGGCCTCATCGCAGGCGGATCGGTGCTGGTCGCCATCAACCGCAACGGCCCGGCCGTACTCGATACGGTCGACCGTATTGCCGGCAAGGAGCGCGGGGTCACGCTCGCGCACCGCGCCAGCCTCGGCCCCGATGCGCGCCAGAAGCTGCTGGTCTACCGCGCTGCCCCGGGCGAGGGCCCGCAGCCGGTCTTCGTCTTCGTGCACGGCGGGAGCTGGGCCAATGGCGATCCCGACGATTATGGCTTCATCGCCCGCAATATCGCGCCCGAGGGGTATGTCGTGGTGCTGGGCGGCTACCGGCTCGGCGAAAGCGGCCGCTATCCCGCCATGCTGGAAGACACGGCGAGCGTGCTGGCCTGGGTCAACCAGAACATCGGCGAATTCGGCGGCGACCCGCAGCGCATCGTCATCGCGGGCCATTCGGCAGGCGCGTACAACGTCGCGCAAGTCGCGCTTGAAGAACGCTGGCTGGTCGAGGCCGGCGTCGTGGCAGAGGGCGCGGTGAAAGGAGTTGTGGGCCTTGCAGGACCTTACGATTTCTACCCCTATGACAGCGATTCCACGCGCGCGACCTTCGGCACGGTCGGCGCCGGGGCGGAGAGCCAGCCGGTCAATCATGCCAAGGGGGAAGCCCCGCCCTTCCTGCTCGTCCACGGCGAGGATGATACGCTGGTCAAGCCGCGCAACACCCGCGCGCTGGCCGCAGCGCTGGAAGCGCGTGGGGCGCGGGTCGACACGCTCTATTTGCCGGGCAAGACGCATAACGACCCGCTGCTCGCGCTCGCCAATCCCTGGCGCCGCGACCCGCGCGTGTTCGATACGGTGAAGGCATTCCTCAAGGACACCACCGCACTTTCAGTTCCGGTTCAGGCCGGGAAGCCCTAGAAGGGCAGCCGATGCGCCTGCTTTCCCATGTTCTCGCCTTCATCGCGATGGCCGTGCTGCTCGTGCAGCCCGCGGCCGCGCAATCCGTCCTGCGCGATGCGGAGACAGAGGCCTTCCTCAACGATATCTCGAACCCGCTGGTCGAAGCCGCAGGTCTTGCGCCCGGCAATGTCGAGATCGTCCTCATCAACGATCCCAGCATCAACGCCTTCGTGGCAGGCGGGCAGGCCGTCTACATCCACAGCGGGCTGATCGACGCCGCCGACACCGCCAACGAGGTGCAGGGCGTCATCGCCCACGAGCTGGGCCACATCACCGGCGGACACATCGTGCGCATCGGCGAAGGCTATCGCAAGGCGCAGGGCTTTTCGCTGCTATCGATGATCGCGGGTATCGGCGCTGCACTGGCAGGCGCGGGCGATGCCGCCATGGGCCTGATGATGGCCGGCCAGTCCGCCGCTCTCAGCTCGATCCTCGCCTTCACCCGCACGCAGGAAGCCAGCGCCGACGCGGCGGGGGCGGAATACTTGTCCAAGGCCGGCATTTCGGGTCGCGGATCGCTCACATTCTTCGGCAAGCTGCTCAACCAGGAAGTGCGGCGCGGCTACAGCCAGAACGAAGAGGCCGGCTTCTGGCGCACCCACCCCCTGTCGGGCGACCGCATCAACAACCTGCGCGAAACCTACGAAAAGGATCCCGCCTGGGACCGCCCGAACGATCCGGCGATCGAGGCGCGCTTCCAGCGCATCAAGGCCAAGCTCGCCGGATATGTCGACAAGCCGGAAAACACGCTGCGCGACTATCCGGAAGAGGACCAGTCGACCCCCGCCCTCGTTGCCCGCGCCTATGCCTATCACAAGCAGGCCAGGATGGACCTGGCGCTGGAGGCGGCCGACAAGCTGATCGAGCGCGCGCCGAGCGATCCCTACTTCCTCGAACTGAAGGGGCAGGTGTTGCTCGAATCGGGACGCCCGGGCGACGCGCTCGACCCGCTGCGCAAGGCGACGCAGTACAGCCGCTCGCAGCCGTTGATCGCATCGCTACTTGGCCATGCGCTGATCGCGACCGAGGACAAGGACAATTACGAAGAAGCCGAAAGGGTGCTGCGCGCTGCCGTTGCACGCGACCGCTACAATCCTTTCGCCTGGTACCAGCTCGGCGTGGTCTACGCAGCGCGCGGCGATATCCCGCGCGCCCGCCTCGCCAGCGCAGAACAGCAGGTCATGAACCGGCAGTACGCACTGGCCATGCGCAGCGCGCAGGCGGCGGAAGCGGGCCTGCCGGTCGGCTCGCCCGACTGGCTGCGCGCGCAGGACATCGGCATGCAGGCGCGGGCGCTGATCGAACAGGAATGCGAGGCGCGCGGCGACAGGTCTTGCGGCCGTCGCCGGTAGTATCGGAACAGGGAAGGTGGGCATGAAACAGCATCTGGCAACGGCAGCGATCGCGCTGGTCGGCGGCTTTGCGGGCGCGGCGATCTGGTCGTTCACGGGCCTCGGACATTCGCAGACCCGCGACTATCTGGTCTCCAACCCCGGCATCCTGCCCGAAATGGCCGACGCCTGGCAGGCGGAGCAATCGCGCGAACAGCTGGCGCAGGTTGCCGACGAAGTGCGCAAGCCCTTCCCCGGCGCGGTGCTCGGCAATCCCAACGGGACACGCACGCTGGTCAAGTTCACCGACTATGCTTGCGGCTACTGCCGCATCAGCGTGGCCGACGTGGACCGGCTGATCCAGGAGAACCCCGACGTGCGCGTGGTCATCCGCGAATTCCCGATCTTCCAGGGCAGCGACGTTCCGGCGCGCATGGCCCTGGCCGCCGCGAAGCAGGGCAAGTACAAGGCCTTCCACCACGCCATGTTCGAACTGGGCAGCCCGACGGCGGAAAACGTCATGCTGGCGGCTCAGCAGGCCGGGCTCGATCTAGATGCAGCGCGCGAATACGGCGCTTCGGAGGAAGTGACGGCGGAACTCGCGCGCAACCAGGAACTGGCCCGTAGCCTCGGTTTCACGGGGACGCCCAGCTGGGTCGCGGGCGACAAGGTCATGGAGGGTGCGATCGGCTTCGACAGGCTCGAAGCCGCGCTCGGCAGCTAGCCTATTCTTCCAGCGCCTTGGCGTACATCGACGCCAGCGGCTTCGCCATCACGCGGCGCACCATCGGTTCGAAGAACTCCAGCGGCTCGCTCTCGTAATCGGGATCGAAGGCGGCTTGGTCGTATTTCTCGCAGAATTCCGCGCAGGCCGCATAGTGCGGGCTCTCGGCGAACTTGTCGCGGATGTTCCGGTCCATGCCGAGGTGGTGGAAATAGTAATAGCCCTGGAAAGCTCCGTGGTTCTGGCAGATCCAGTGGATTTCCTCGGTCACGAAGGGCTTGATGATCGCCGCGGCCACTTCGGGGTGATTGTAGCTGCCCAGCGTGTCGCCGATGTCGTGCAGCAGCGCCATGACCACATATTGCTCGTCGCGGCCGTCGCGGTGCGCGCGAGTCGCGGTCTGGAGCGAGTGTTCGAGGCGGCACACCGGAAAGCCCCCGAAATCGCCATCCAGCAGCCGCAGGTGTTCGAGCACGCGGTCGGGCAAGTCCTTGGCAAAGGCCATGTATTCCGCTCCGATGATGGCCCAGTCTTCCTGGGTGCCTTCCTTCATTTCGCGGAACTTGGCGCGTTCCTCGATCGAATGGGTCAGGTTTTCGGGCTTGTTCATCGCATCTCTCTCTACCAGCGTCCCTCTGTCAGGCATCCTAGCGTCTGGCGCAGCGCGCGGCAATTGGGCTAGGGGGTTGGACATGGCCGTACTGCCTTTCCGACCGACGCCGTTCTTCGAGAACAAGAACCAGGCGTTCTGGAACCTCCAGCTGATGGGCTGGGGCGGGTCAGCACTGCTGCGCGCGATGTCGGCGTTCGCCAACGGCCAGGAACTGCAGTTCTTCTTCGTGATCCTGATCGCGACGATCACCGGCTTTTCGATCAGCCTGATCCTGTCGGTGATCTACAACCATCTGATCAAGCAGAAGCCGCTGCTGACCTGGGGCGGCACTGCGGTGGTGCTGACGGTGGCGGTGGGCCTTTACGCCTTCATCGACAGCTGGGTGCTCGACCTCACCCGTCCGACCGGCGAGACGGGTTTCGTCCGCCTGTTCATCGGCATCTACTTCTTCGACCTCACGCTGCTCGGCGCATGGTCGGCGCTCTATTACGCGATCAATTTCTTCCTCCAGGTGGAAGAACAGTCGGACCGGCTGGAACGGCTCGAAGCGCAGGCGACCAGCGCGCAGCTGGCGATGCTGCGCTACCAGCTGAACCCGCATTTCCTGTTCAACACGCTCAATTCGATCAGCACGCTGGTGCTGCTCAAGCAGACCGAGCCGGCCAATGCGATGCTGACCCGCCTGTCCTCCTTCCTGCGGCACACGCTGGTCACCCAGCCGGGCGGCAAGGTCACGGTGGCGCAGGAGGTGGAGACGCTGCAGCTTTATCTCAGCATCGAGCGGATGCGTTTCGAGGACCGGCTGCGCACCGATTTCCGCGTCGAGGAACGGGCCGCCAAGGCACAGATCCCCTCCATGCTGCTGCAGCCCCTGATCGAGAACGCCATCAAGTACGGTGTCAGCCCGCTCGAAGAAGGCGCGCAGATTTCGCTGCTCGCACAGATCGTCGGCCCGCGCCTGCGCATCACCGTCTCCGATACCGGTCCCGGCGTCGATGTGAGCGGCGTGGCGGACGATCTTCCCGCGGTGATGGCAACGCACAAGCGGCGCGATTCGACGGGCGTAGGTCTCGCCAATATCCGCGACCGGCTGGCGCAGGCTTATGGCGATGACCACCGTTTCGAAATCCGCTCGCCCGAAAGCGGCGGTTTCACCGTGCTGATCGAGATTCCGCACGAACTCGCCGACGAGGAGGAGCCGCTTGCCGCAGGACGGGCGACAGGCACGGCGAAACCAGCCACGGCCTTGTCCGTTAATCCTCCGGATGCCCCCCAGAAGGTAAGTACCAAGCCATGACCATTCGCACGATCCTCGTCGACGACGAGAAGCTCGCCATCCAAGGCCTCCAGCTGCGCCTCGAACCCTTCGACGATGTCGAGGTGATCGAGACCTGCCAGAACGGGCGCGAGGCGATCCGCGCGATCAAGACGCTGAAGCCCGACCTCGTCTTCCTCGACATCCAGATGCCCGGCTTCGACGGCTTTTCCGTCGTGCAGGGCGTGATGGAAATCGAACCGCCGCTGTTCGTCTTCGTCACCGCATTCCAGGAACACGCCATCCGCGCTTTCGAGGCCAATGCGGTCAATTACCTGATGAAGCCGGTCGACGAGGACAAGCTGGCTGACACGATCGAACGCGTGCGCCAGCGCCTCGCGGAGAAGAAAAGCAGCGACGAGGCCGACCGCCTGCGCGGCGTATTGTCCGAAGTCGCGCCAGAGGCGGTCGACGAGATCGACGCCGACGATTCCGAAGCGGCAGGCCGTTATGAAAAGCTGATCAACGTGAAGGACCGCGGCCAGATCTTCCGCGTCGAGGTCGACACGATCGAGCATATCGAGGCTGCCGGCGACTACATGTGCATCTACACCGGCGACAATTCGCTGATCCTTCGCGAAACGATGAAGGACCTCGAACGCCGCCTCGATCCGCGCAAGTTCCAGCGCGTGCACCGCTCGACCATCGTCAATCTCGACCAGGTCCGGCAGGTCAAACCGCACACTAATGGCGAGTGCTTCCTCGTGCTTGATTCGGGCGCGGAGGTGAAGGTGTCGCGCAGCTACCGCGACGTCGTGGCGCGCTTCGTTCACTGATTTGTTCTGCGCACCGACATCCGTCGGCGCGTCCTCGCTAGACGTGCAGCAAGCTGCACCCGCTGCGGGCGGGCGGTCGCCCTTGCCGGGCCTCCTCCGGCCCGTTTAGGAGAGCTTCATGAGTTTTGACCTTCCCGGCTTCGATCTCGACCGGTTCGTACGTGAGACGCTGGCGGAAGACCTTGGCGAAGGGCTTGCCGGCGGCGGGAGGGACGTCACCAGCGAGAGCGTCATCCCGGCCGAAGCGCGCTTTTCGGGCGTGATGGATACGCGCGATGCGATCCGCGTCGCAGGGCTTCCCGTGGCCGAGGCGTTCTTCCGCGCGCTCGACCCCGGGATGACGGTCGAGATACTAGTCGAGGAAGGAGCGAGCGTTCCCGCCGGAACAGACCTCATGCGCCTCGAGGGCAATGCTCGCGCCATGCTGACGGCGGAACGCAGCGCGCTGAACACGGTCCAGCACCTCTCGGGCATCGCCACGATGGTCGCGCAGTACGTGGCCGCGATGGACAATCCCGATTGCACCTTGCTCGACACGCGCAAGACCATTCCCGGCATGCGCCACCTCGAGAAGTACGCCGTCCGCATGGGCGGCGGGGCGAACCACCGCATGGGCCTGTGGGATGCCGCGATGATCAAGGACAACCACGTCCTTGTCGCCGGCAGCGTGGGCGAGGCGGTGCGCCGCGCGGTCGAGGCCGGGGTGAAGGACATCATCTGCGAAGTCGACCGGATCGACCAGATCGAACCCGCGCTGGCCGCCGGTGCGACCCGCCTGCTGCTCGACAACATGGAACCCGCGACCCTGCGTGAGGCAGTGGCGCTGGTGGCCGGCCGCGTCCCCACCGAAGCGAGCGGCGGGATCAATCTCGACACGATCAGGGCCAAGGCTGCGACCGGCGTGGACTACGTCTCCGTCGGCCGCCTGACGCAGAGCGCGCCTGCCGCGGACATCGGTCTGGACTTTACCCCGCTGTAAATTCAGGGCATCTCTCCGCAATCACGGGGAGGGACCACGATGAAACCTGCATCGATCAAGAAATTCGACATGCTCTATCTCGGCTCGATCGTCGTCGGGCTGATAGGCTTCGCACTCAATTACGGCGACCTGGTCGAAACGACCAA of the Qipengyuania gaetbuli genome contains:
- a CDS encoding MmcB family DNA repair protein, whose translation is MSDSSAIDRADTAQSGETAVEVARGIMRLFARNDVWLMPEIPLRNGRRADLMGLDPKGRVVIVEIKVQRGDLLGDGKWPDYLDFCDRFYWGVPPHLDRSPLEGGGYRPDCCGIVVADGYDGEIVRPAPLHPLAAARRKVEVERLARAAMRRMTVAADPHCSPWGAAE
- a CDS encoding sterol desaturase family protein; the encoded protein is MWDAIAISAVAMTGIIALRYFASSGAFALATNIKRPGYHAKLGDQIRREIGWSLASAAIYGIPAGVVAWGWQERGWTLIYTEWDAMPLWYLPLAPLAYLVLHDAWFYWTHRLMHRPSLFRTMHAVHHASRPPTAWAAMSFHPWEALTGAVVIPALVFFIPIHIAMLGLVLAIMTVMGVTNHMGWEMFPRRLVHSRLGSWLITASHHQRHHEEYRCNYGLYFRIWDRLCGTDRGLSERI
- a CDS encoding DUF2141 domain-containing protein, producing MTNRILFLPMAALALGAGAPPPAAHGSKITVTVTDVRNGKGLLRACLVSSESDFPECKKAAGHHATSVDAHQGQVTFAFEQVKPGHYAIALLHDENANGKADRALGMIPKEGFGFSRDAPVRMGPPKFSEAAFDMADKDKAMTIRMRYLL
- a CDS encoding App1 family protein encodes the protein MPFLPTAPVRIQPYFGYRNEERLFITARALRSRESRFVKSGKWRAMRTMMGQFASHEVEGLPVELEIAPPGGKSRRHQGLTDKEGFVHFDIRLEGDWPYADLPEWETVSFHWSNGEGEHCIDGHVLAPGQTTALGVISDIDDTIIETGITGNFRAVIRNWRRVLMEMPEERILVPGADLFYNALGGAEDFRAGKGHAGDHQRATLRPFFYVSSSPWNLFSYLVAYMKGHGLPLGPIMLRDWGLNRETFGSASHGAHKRAAIDGILATYPDMKFALIGDDSQGDLTAFTDVAAHNPHRVRAVFIRKVGEAMSPEELAAEQSLKTAGIPLWMGEGYEEGRKFLASIGLLEDTEAKNIVKSVGKTRTESA
- a CDS encoding alpha/beta hydrolase, producing the protein MRTVMLVIATLVGIGLIAGGSVLVAINRNGPAVLDTVDRIAGKERGVTLAHRASLGPDARQKLLVYRAAPGEGPQPVFVFVHGGSWANGDPDDYGFIARNIAPEGYVVVLGGYRLGESGRYPAMLEDTASVLAWVNQNIGEFGGDPQRIVIAGHSAGAYNVAQVALEERWLVEAGVVAEGAVKGVVGLAGPYDFYPYDSDSTRATFGTVGAGAESQPVNHAKGEAPPFLLVHGEDDTLVKPRNTRALAAALEARGARVDTLYLPGKTHNDPLLALANPWRRDPRVFDTVKAFLKDTTALSVPVQAGKP
- a CDS encoding M48 family metalloprotease encodes the protein MRLLSHVLAFIAMAVLLVQPAAAQSVLRDAETEAFLNDISNPLVEAAGLAPGNVEIVLINDPSINAFVAGGQAVYIHSGLIDAADTANEVQGVIAHELGHITGGHIVRIGEGYRKAQGFSLLSMIAGIGAALAGAGDAAMGLMMAGQSAALSSILAFTRTQEASADAAGAEYLSKAGISGRGSLTFFGKLLNQEVRRGYSQNEEAGFWRTHPLSGDRINNLRETYEKDPAWDRPNDPAIEARFQRIKAKLAGYVDKPENTLRDYPEEDQSTPALVARAYAYHKQARMDLALEAADKLIERAPSDPYFLELKGQVLLESGRPGDALDPLRKATQYSRSQPLIASLLGHALIATEDKDNYEEAERVLRAAVARDRYNPFAWYQLGVVYAARGDIPRARLASAEQQVMNRQYALAMRSAQAAEAGLPVGSPDWLRAQDIGMQARALIEQECEARGDRSCGRRR
- a CDS encoding DsbA family protein, translated to MKQHLATAAIALVGGFAGAAIWSFTGLGHSQTRDYLVSNPGILPEMADAWQAEQSREQLAQVADEVRKPFPGAVLGNPNGTRTLVKFTDYACGYCRISVADVDRLIQENPDVRVVIREFPIFQGSDVPARMALAAAKQGKYKAFHHAMFELGSPTAENVMLAAQQAGLDLDAAREYGASEEVTAELARNQELARSLGFTGTPSWVAGDKVMEGAIGFDRLEAALGS
- a CDS encoding HD domain-containing protein, which produces MNKPENLTHSIEERAKFREMKEGTQEDWAIIGAEYMAFAKDLPDRVLEHLRLLDGDFGGFPVCRLEHSLQTATRAHRDGRDEQYVVMALLHDIGDTLGSYNHPEVAAAIIKPFVTEEIHWICQNHGAFQGYYYFHHLGMDRNIRDKFAESPHYAACAEFCEKYDQAAFDPDYESEPLEFFEPMVRRVMAKPLASMYAKALEE
- a CDS encoding sensor histidine kinase, which encodes MAVLPFRPTPFFENKNQAFWNLQLMGWGGSALLRAMSAFANGQELQFFFVILIATITGFSISLILSVIYNHLIKQKPLLTWGGTAVVLTVAVGLYAFIDSWVLDLTRPTGETGFVRLFIGIYFFDLTLLGAWSALYYAINFFLQVEEQSDRLERLEAQATSAQLAMLRYQLNPHFLFNTLNSISTLVLLKQTEPANAMLTRLSSFLRHTLVTQPGGKVTVAQEVETLQLYLSIERMRFEDRLRTDFRVEERAAKAQIPSMLLQPLIENAIKYGVSPLEEGAQISLLAQIVGPRLRITVSDTGPGVDVSGVADDLPAVMATHKRRDSTGVGLANIRDRLAQAYGDDHRFEIRSPESGGFTVLIEIPHELADEEEPLAAGRATGTAKPATALSVNPPDAPQKVSTKP
- a CDS encoding LytR/AlgR family response regulator transcription factor encodes the protein MTIRTILVDDEKLAIQGLQLRLEPFDDVEVIETCQNGREAIRAIKTLKPDLVFLDIQMPGFDGFSVVQGVMEIEPPLFVFVTAFQEHAIRAFEANAVNYLMKPVDEDKLADTIERVRQRLAEKKSSDEADRLRGVLSEVAPEAVDEIDADDSEAAGRYEKLINVKDRGQIFRVEVDTIEHIEAAGDYMCIYTGDNSLILRETMKDLERRLDPRKFQRVHRSTIVNLDQVRQVKPHTNGECFLVLDSGAEVKVSRSYRDVVARFVH
- the nadC gene encoding carboxylating nicotinate-nucleotide diphosphorylase translates to MSFDLPGFDLDRFVRETLAEDLGEGLAGGGRDVTSESVIPAEARFSGVMDTRDAIRVAGLPVAEAFFRALDPGMTVEILVEEGASVPAGTDLMRLEGNARAMLTAERSALNTVQHLSGIATMVAQYVAAMDNPDCTLLDTRKTIPGMRHLEKYAVRMGGGANHRMGLWDAAMIKDNHVLVAGSVGEAVRRAVEAGVKDIICEVDRIDQIEPALAAGATRLLLDNMEPATLREAVALVAGRVPTEASGGINLDTIRAKAATGVDYVSVGRLTQSAPAADIGLDFTPL